A region of Paraburkholderia sp. BL23I1N1 DNA encodes the following proteins:
- a CDS encoding VRR-NUC domain-containing protein has product MATDAPSDFRADALYYLLNFERALAWLAERYDDLLDAHEHGFLREFAALPQPSRALLVRMLMRKGTLFRASRLSYDEIGCPLQAVAPLAALGWVDTEPGLTLDDLFALTTRPELLLIFADAIALIPGAKGLRKPDLLETLRPFYDLEDEDGEGGAAVHSLSTWHSETTDRVFHVSIAPLCDRLRLMFFGNLQQDWSEFVLADLGVFQYEKVAFAPSSRAFQQRADVDVYLALHACREALDRLPPGDPEAGAIDELVAVIGAIETSNPWLETRRAKLLFRIGQHCERQQNWPAALAVYERCAWPGARHRRLRVLERSERFDEAFALASQAATRPENEEEMQRVARMLPRLQRKRGERVARVPAARPVERSTLVLPRPEAPQAVEYVARDYLTCESAPVHYVENALINSLFGLLCWEPVFAALPGAFFHPFQRGPADLHAPDFHARRAEQFAACLAQLDSGDYRETILRHLQSKAGLQSPFVLRGLLTPELVVLALDCLPAAHLKLWFERLLRDIRGNRSGLPDLIRFWPTERRYELIEVKGPGDRLQDNQIRWLAYCAQHGMPVRVLDVRWADEDVAVPEVAAEAAP; this is encoded by the coding sequence CGTCGCGCGCGTTGCTGGTTCGCATGCTGATGCGCAAGGGCACGCTGTTCCGCGCCAGCCGTCTTTCCTATGACGAGATCGGTTGCCCCTTGCAGGCAGTTGCGCCTCTCGCCGCGCTCGGCTGGGTCGATACCGAACCGGGCCTGACGCTCGACGATTTGTTCGCGCTCACCACCCGCCCTGAGTTGCTGTTGATCTTTGCGGACGCCATCGCCTTGATTCCCGGCGCGAAGGGCCTGCGCAAACCCGATCTGCTGGAAACCCTGCGGCCGTTTTACGACCTTGAGGACGAAGACGGGGAAGGAGGCGCCGCTGTGCATTCGTTGTCCACATGGCACAGCGAGACCACCGACCGAGTCTTCCACGTCTCCATTGCGCCGCTTTGCGACCGTCTGCGGCTGATGTTCTTCGGCAATCTGCAGCAGGACTGGTCGGAGTTCGTGCTGGCCGATCTTGGCGTGTTCCAGTACGAGAAGGTTGCCTTTGCGCCGTCGTCGCGCGCATTCCAGCAACGTGCGGACGTGGACGTGTACCTTGCGTTGCATGCATGCCGCGAAGCACTCGACCGGCTGCCGCCGGGCGACCCGGAAGCTGGGGCAATCGACGAGCTCGTTGCCGTGATCGGGGCGATTGAAACTTCGAACCCCTGGCTCGAAACGCGTCGCGCGAAATTGCTGTTCCGTATCGGCCAACATTGCGAGCGTCAACAGAACTGGCCTGCGGCACTCGCCGTCTATGAGCGTTGCGCGTGGCCCGGCGCGCGCCATCGGCGCTTGCGTGTGCTCGAGCGCAGCGAACGATTCGACGAAGCCTTCGCCCTCGCTTCGCAAGCCGCTACCCGGCCTGAAAACGAAGAGGAAATGCAGCGCGTCGCGCGCATGTTGCCGCGTTTGCAGCGCAAGCGCGGCGAGCGGGTGGCGCGTGTGCCTGCTGCACGGCCGGTCGAGCGCAGCACACTGGTGCTGCCGAGGCCCGAGGCGCCGCAAGCGGTCGAATATGTTGCGCGCGATTATTTGACTTGCGAGTCGGCGCCGGTTCACTACGTCGAAAACGCGCTGATCAATTCGCTGTTCGGCTTGCTGTGCTGGGAGCCGGTGTTCGCGGCGCTGCCTGGCGCGTTTTTCCATCCGTTCCAGCGCGGGCCGGCCGATCTGCATGCGCCGGATTTTCATGCGCGCCGCGCGGAACAATTCGCGGCGTGTCTCGCGCAACTCGACAGCGGTGACTATCGCGAGACGATTCTGCGGCATCTCCAAAGCAAGGCAGGTCTGCAATCGCCGTTCGTATTACGGGGCTTGCTGACGCCGGAACTGGTCGTGCTGGCGCTCGATTGCCTGCCTGCCGCTCATCTGAAACTGTGGTTCGAGCGCCTGCTGCGCGACATCCGCGGCAACCGTTCAGGCCTGCCGGATCTGATCCGCTTCTGGCCGACCGAGCGCCGTTATGAGCTGATCGAAGTGAAAGGCCCCGGCGACCGCTTGCAGGACAACCAGATCCGCTGGCTCGCGTACTGCGCGCAACACGGCATGCCGGTGCGCGTGCTCGACGTGCGCTGGGCCGATGAGGACGTCGCCGTGCCCGAAGTGGCGGCAGAGGCCGCCCCATGA
- a CDS encoding ATP-dependent DNA helicase, which produces MTYTVAVRAMCEFTARRGDLDLRFTPAPTSLEGMAGHVTVAGRRACSYETEIALTGTHRGLTVRGRADGYDPAANRLEEVKTHRGALERMHANHRALHWAQALVYGHLLCRARGLAELTVALVYFDIGSQKETSLTETHTARELEIFFVEHCERFLDWAVQEEAHRAARNAALNALQFPHGEFRSGQRELAVAVYRAARDGKPLMAQAPTGIGKTLATIFPLLKACASEQIDRVFFLTAKTPGRALALDAIETLHQSAAPSVARLPLRTLELVARDKACEHPDKACNGESCPLAHGFYDRLDAARSAALAGPRLDRASVREAALEHDVCPYYLAQELARWSDVVVGDYNYYYDSSAMLYALTQINQWRVGVLVDEAHNLLDRARRMYSASLDQAAFRLVRKTAPATLKKPLERLQREWNAVKRAQTATYQVHADVPGKLLSAAQNLIGAVTDQLADAPLSIDEASLRFFFDAMHFVALAEQFGEHSIFDITLTRDRYAPRDKTSATLCVRNVIPGPFLAGRYAAARTTVMFSGTFNPHHFYRDTLGLPEETNWLDVEGPFRAEQLQVRVAGNVSTRWRDRERSLVPIVDLIAKQYAAQPGNYLGFLSSFEYLQRVVALMRERHPDLPVWTQEPGMDEAARDAFLARFRTMGQGVGFAVLGGAFSEGVDLVGQQLIGAFIATLGLPQINDVNEQMRRTMDAKFGNGYDYTYLYPGLQKVVQAAGRVIRTEQDQGVVHLIDDRYRRPEVRRLLPRWWQVQ; this is translated from the coding sequence ATGACCTACACCGTCGCCGTGCGGGCGATGTGCGAATTCACCGCGAGGCGCGGCGATCTGGATCTGCGCTTCACACCCGCGCCCACCTCGCTGGAAGGCATGGCCGGTCACGTGACGGTCGCCGGGCGGCGCGCGTGCAGCTACGAAACCGAAATCGCGCTGACCGGCACGCACCGTGGTTTGACCGTGCGCGGCCGCGCCGACGGTTACGACCCGGCGGCAAACCGGCTGGAAGAGGTCAAGACCCATCGTGGCGCGCTCGAACGGATGCACGCCAATCATCGCGCGCTGCATTGGGCGCAGGCGCTGGTGTACGGCCATCTGCTGTGCCGCGCCCGCGGGCTCGCCGAATTGACGGTCGCGCTGGTGTACTTCGATATCGGCAGTCAGAAGGAAACCTCGCTGACTGAAACGCACACCGCGCGAGAGTTGGAGATCTTCTTCGTCGAGCATTGCGAGCGCTTTCTCGATTGGGCCGTGCAGGAAGAGGCCCATCGCGCCGCGCGCAATGCGGCGCTCAACGCCTTGCAGTTTCCGCATGGCGAATTCCGCAGCGGGCAGCGCGAACTGGCGGTGGCGGTGTATCGCGCGGCGCGTGACGGCAAGCCGTTAATGGCGCAGGCGCCTACCGGCATCGGCAAGACGCTGGCAACGATTTTTCCGCTGCTCAAGGCGTGCGCGTCCGAGCAGATCGACCGCGTGTTTTTCCTCACCGCGAAGACGCCGGGCCGCGCGCTCGCCCTCGATGCGATCGAAACGCTCCATCAAAGCGCCGCGCCGTCCGTTGCGCGGTTGCCGCTCAGAACGCTGGAACTGGTCGCGCGCGACAAGGCCTGTGAGCATCCCGACAAGGCCTGCAACGGGGAGTCCTGTCCGCTTGCGCACGGCTTCTACGACCGGCTCGACGCGGCTCGCAGCGCAGCGCTAGCCGGGCCGAGGCTCGATCGGGCGTCGGTGCGCGAAGCGGCGCTCGAACACGACGTCTGCCCGTACTATCTCGCGCAGGAGCTGGCGCGCTGGTCCGACGTGGTGGTCGGCGATTACAACTACTACTACGACAGTAGCGCGATGCTGTACGCGCTCACGCAGATCAATCAGTGGCGCGTCGGCGTGCTGGTCGACGAGGCGCACAACCTGCTCGACCGGGCGCGGCGCATGTACAGCGCGTCGCTCGATCAGGCGGCGTTCCGGCTCGTCCGCAAAACCGCGCCTGCCACGTTGAAGAAGCCACTCGAACGACTTCAGCGCGAGTGGAACGCCGTCAAGCGCGCGCAGACCGCCACCTATCAGGTCCACGCCGACGTGCCCGGCAAACTGCTGTCGGCCGCCCAGAATCTGATCGGCGCAGTGACGGATCAACTCGCCGATGCGCCGCTTTCGATCGACGAAGCGTCGCTGCGGTTTTTCTTCGACGCCATGCATTTCGTCGCGCTGGCGGAACAGTTCGGCGAGCATTCGATTTTCGATATCACGCTCACCAGGGATCGCTACGCGCCACGCGACAAAACGAGCGCCACGCTCTGTGTGCGCAACGTGATTCCGGGACCGTTCCTCGCGGGGCGCTACGCTGCCGCGCGCACCACGGTGATGTTCTCCGGCACGTTCAATCCGCACCATTTCTATCGCGACACGCTGGGTCTGCCCGAAGAGACGAACTGGCTCGACGTCGAAGGTCCGTTTCGCGCCGAGCAATTGCAGGTGCGTGTGGCGGGCAATGTATCGACGCGCTGGCGTGACCGCGAACGTTCGCTCGTGCCCATCGTCGATCTGATCGCGAAGCAGTACGCCGCGCAGCCGGGCAACTATCTCGGGTTTCTGAGCAGCTTCGAATATCTGCAGCGCGTGGTGGCGTTGATGCGCGAGCGTCATCCGGACCTGCCGGTATGGACCCAGGAACCGGGCATGGACGAAGCGGCGCGCGACGCGTTCCTCGCGCGCTTTCGCACTATGGGGCAGGGCGTGGGCTTCGCCGTGTTGGGCGGCGCGTTCTCCGAGGGCGTCGATCTGGTCGGTCAGCAGCTAATCGGCGCCTTCATCGCAACACTCGGCCTGCCGCAGATCAACGACGTCAACGAGCAGATGCGCCGCACGATGGACGCAAAGTTCGGCAACGGCTACGACTACACGTATCTGTATCCGGGCTTGCAGAAGGTGGTGCAGGCCGCGGGCCGGGTTATTCGCACGGAGCAGGATCAGGGTGTGGTGCACCTGATCGACGACCGTTACCGGCGTCCGGAAGTGCGTCGGCTGTTGCCGCGCTGGTGGCAGGTGCAGTAG
- a CDS encoding alpha/beta fold hydrolase, protein MNATAPYLTDDPNIIRTADYTRLFYRDWGHGTPIVFLSGWTLNSDMWVYQMEPLSHLGYRCIAYDRRGHGRSSDTGRGYDFDTLADDLDSVLTTLELTNVTLVTHSIASGEAVRYLTRHGSERVARIAFIAPAATPYLLKTEDNPNGIDAALFEQGRLALSRSFPDWIEANAGPYFGPGVSRAPLDWTIRMMLQTSHQAMLELARIQTITDFRAELARVRVPSLVVHGDCDASAPLELTGRPTAALIEGASLNIYAGAGHGLYFTHAEKLNQDLLAFLGHQSA, encoded by the coding sequence ATGAACGCGACCGCACCGTATCTCACCGACGACCCCAACATCATCCGCACCGCCGACTACACGCGCCTTTTCTACCGCGACTGGGGACACGGCACGCCGATCGTGTTTCTGTCCGGCTGGACGCTGAATTCAGACATGTGGGTCTATCAGATGGAACCCCTGTCGCACCTCGGCTACCGTTGCATCGCTTATGACCGCCGCGGCCACGGCCGTTCGAGCGACACGGGGCGCGGCTACGATTTCGACACGCTCGCCGACGACCTCGATAGCGTGCTGACCACGCTCGAATTAACTAACGTGACGCTGGTGACGCACTCGATCGCGAGCGGCGAAGCAGTGCGCTATCTGACGCGGCATGGTTCGGAACGCGTGGCCCGGATTGCGTTCATCGCGCCCGCCGCCACGCCGTATCTGCTGAAAACCGAAGACAACCCGAACGGGATCGACGCCGCCCTGTTCGAGCAAGGCCGCCTCGCGCTGAGCCGTTCCTTCCCCGACTGGATCGAGGCCAATGCCGGACCTTACTTCGGCCCGGGCGTGTCGCGCGCACCGCTCGACTGGACGATCCGCATGATGCTGCAAACCTCGCATCAGGCCATGCTCGAACTCGCCCGCATTCAGACGATCACGGATTTCCGCGCGGAGCTGGCCCGCGTCCGGGTGCCGTCGCTGGTCGTGCATGGCGACTGCGACGCGTCCGCGCCGCTCGAACTCACGGGGCGGCCGACCGCGGCCCTGATCGAAGGCGCTTCACTGAACATCTATGCAGGCGCCGGCCACGGCCTGTACTTCACTCATGCGGAGAAACTGAACCAGGATTTGCTGGCGTTCCTGGGCCACCAGTCGGCTTAG
- a CDS encoding mechanosensitive ion channel family protein produces MRKIFQAWLLVFLILSASPVFAAVAQPAAASPASSAALTLTPEQARQALGVLNDPTRRAKVSDTLQAIAAAGELSAPPAPAAASAPAAASGGAAPAPGAFQSNGLASQLARQGAHWAVRFGLSLRSSVAALLDVTSVRAWWHWQSTNPQARSLLGHVVGSLLAALLPALGLEWLARRLLRRAYAALAARRERDIDNADNAAKQADLPFVVPPQPADAPKAASSASFVSPEATAQAAKPGASASTPAPTTGKAIEAKGKQHAAHHWTLLQRLPRALLTMVLRLLPLAVFVAAASALMSVFTEDGTPQDRALDSLIDIYVLCRLIVIASGFFLQPTAPRLRLLRMSDAWAVFVQRWIVRIVTVVGAGSAIAEIAQSLGLNDAAHLALMKVVALAGHIMISILILHCAKPVGELIRKRFAAGKSLEMFGNALADAWAWFAVFIVMALWFIWALDVQNGYHTLLHLGGITLAILVGARVVAIVIFGAIARLFNVQGDAEKTLVQQHAYRYYPLLRRVVIWIIGIITALALLQVWGVDVGELFRAGSIGHRLASALITIGVAAAIALLLWESANVAIEKRLDLWTTTGDLVRAARLRTLLPMLRSVLFCAIALVVVLTGLSELGVNIGPLLAGASIFGVALGFGSQKLVQDFITGMFLLMENAMQVGDWVTLAGVSGTVEYLSIRTVRLRGGDGSLYTVPFSSVSTVNNTNRGLGNAAVKVNIVFGEDVDLAIDTLKEIGAALREDEKFKDGILSDFSFWGVDGVDGSAVTLAGQIQCRDSARWGVQREFNRRILDQFSARGIEIANPQRHLLTWDPESVPAKVESNGALNGVPGAAAKDAPAAAAKDEPPSTAAAAKADAPVEDQLPVAPKPTGGPGTPANPGSVSPHE; encoded by the coding sequence ATGCGCAAAATATTCCAAGCCTGGCTTCTCGTTTTTCTCATCCTGAGCGCCTCGCCGGTCTTTGCCGCCGTGGCGCAACCCGCCGCCGCATCCCCGGCCTCCAGCGCCGCGCTCACCCTGACGCCCGAACAGGCCCGTCAGGCCCTCGGCGTCCTCAACGACCCCACACGCCGCGCGAAAGTCAGCGACACGCTCCAGGCGATCGCCGCAGCGGGCGAGCTCAGCGCGCCGCCGGCGCCGGCGGCGGCTTCGGCCCCTGCCGCGGCCAGCGGCGGCGCCGCGCCAGCTCCGGGCGCATTCCAGTCCAATGGCCTCGCTTCGCAACTGGCGCGCCAAGGCGCGCATTGGGCGGTGCGCTTCGGCCTGTCCTTACGCAGTTCGGTCGCCGCGCTGCTCGACGTAACGTCGGTGCGTGCCTGGTGGCATTGGCAATCGACCAACCCGCAAGCGCGTAGCCTGCTGGGTCACGTTGTAGGGTCGCTGCTGGCGGCGCTGCTGCCCGCGCTTGGTCTCGAATGGCTCGCGCGTCGCCTGTTGCGTCGCGCGTATGCGGCCCTCGCCGCGCGTCGCGAGCGGGACATTGACAACGCTGACAACGCGGCGAAGCAAGCCGACCTGCCCTTTGTCGTTCCGCCGCAACCGGCCGATGCGCCGAAAGCAGCTTCATCCGCTTCGTTCGTTTCTCCCGAAGCAACGGCACAAGCAGCGAAGCCTGGCGCGTCCGCAAGCACACCCGCGCCCACCACCGGCAAGGCTATCGAAGCCAAAGGCAAGCAGCACGCCGCGCATCACTGGACGCTTCTGCAGCGTCTGCCTCGCGCGCTGCTGACGATGGTGCTGCGCCTGTTGCCGCTGGCGGTGTTCGTTGCCGCGGCGAGCGCGCTGATGTCGGTCTTCACCGAAGACGGCACGCCGCAAGACCGTGCGCTCGATTCGCTAATCGACATCTACGTGTTGTGCCGCCTGATCGTGATCGCCAGCGGCTTCTTCCTGCAACCCACCGCGCCGCGCCTGCGTCTGCTGCGCATGAGCGATGCGTGGGCCGTTTTCGTGCAGCGCTGGATCGTGCGGATCGTCACCGTGGTCGGCGCAGGATCGGCGATCGCGGAGATCGCGCAGTCGCTCGGCCTGAACGACGCGGCGCATCTCGCGCTGATGAAGGTGGTCGCACTCGCCGGCCACATCATGATCTCGATCCTGATCCTGCATTGCGCGAAGCCGGTCGGCGAATTGATCCGCAAGCGCTTCGCCGCGGGCAAATCGCTGGAAATGTTCGGCAATGCGCTGGCCGACGCGTGGGCATGGTTTGCGGTGTTCATCGTGATGGCGCTGTGGTTTATCTGGGCGCTGGACGTGCAGAACGGCTATCACACGCTCTTGCATCTCGGCGGGATTACGCTCGCGATCCTGGTGGGCGCGCGGGTCGTCGCGATCGTGATTTTCGGCGCCATTGCGCGGCTTTTCAACGTACAGGGCGACGCGGAGAAGACGCTTGTACAGCAGCACGCCTATCGCTATTACCCGCTGCTGCGGCGGGTCGTCATCTGGATCATCGGCATCATCACCGCGCTCGCGCTGCTGCAGGTATGGGGCGTCGACGTGGGCGAGCTGTTCCGCGCCGGTTCGATCGGCCATCGGCTGGCTTCGGCGCTGATCACGATCGGTGTCGCTGCCGCGATCGCGCTGTTGCTATGGGAAAGCGCCAACGTCGCGATCGAGAAGCGGCTGGACCTCTGGACCACCACGGGCGACCTGGTGCGTGCCGCGCGTCTGCGCACACTGCTGCCGATGCTGCGCAGCGTGCTCTTCTGCGCGATCGCGCTGGTCGTGGTGCTCACCGGCCTGAGCGAACTCGGCGTGAACATTGGGCCGCTGCTGGCGGGCGCAAGTATCTTCGGTGTGGCGCTCGGCTTCGGCTCGCAAAAGCTGGTGCAGGATTTCATCACCGGCATGTTCCTGTTGATGGAAAACGCCATGCAGGTCGGCGACTGGGTTACGCTCGCGGGCGTGTCCGGCACGGTCGAATATCTGTCGATCCGCACCGTGCGGTTGCGCGGCGGCGACGGCTCGCTATACACCGTGCCGTTCAGTTCAGTCTCGACGGTGAACAACACCAATCGCGGACTCGGCAATGCGGCGGTGAAGGTGAATATCGTATTCGGCGAGGACGTCGATCTGGCGATCGACACGCTGAAGGAAATCGGCGCGGCGCTGCGCGAAGATGAAAAGTTCAAGGACGGCATTCTGTCCGACTTCAGCTTCTGGGGCGTGGATGGCGTGGATGGCTCGGCGGTGACGCTGGCCGGCCAGATCCAATGCCGCGACAGCGCGCGCTGGGGCGTGCAGCGTGAATTCAACCGGCGCATTCTCGACCAGTTCAGCGCGCGCGGCATCGAAATCGCGAATCCGCAGCGGCATTTGCTGACGTGGGACCCGGAGAGCGTGCCGGCCAAAGTCGAATCGAACGGCGCACTGAATGGCGTCCCTGGGGCCGCAGCGAAGGACGCCCCCGCGGCCGCTGCGAAGGACGAACCGCCTTCAACGGCGGCCGCCGCGAAGGCCGACGCGCCGGTGGAAGATCAACTGCCCGTCGCCCCTAAGCCGACTGGTGGCCCAGGAACGCCAGCAAATCCTGGTTCAGTTTCTCCGCATGAGTGA
- a CDS encoding NIPSNAP family protein, which translates to MSITCFIRYQIDPFQRDAFNDYARNWGRIIPRCGGHLIGYFLPHEGTNDVAWGLIAFDSLAAYETYRARLRTDFEARENFQFAQTKRFILREERTFTEVVEGTLGVAAMGTVDATE; encoded by the coding sequence ATGTCGATTACCTGCTTTATCCGTTATCAGATCGACCCATTCCAACGCGATGCCTTCAACGACTACGCTCGCAACTGGGGCCGCATCATTCCGCGCTGCGGCGGCCATCTGATCGGCTACTTTCTGCCCCACGAAGGGACCAACGACGTCGCCTGGGGCTTGATTGCGTTCGACAGCCTCGCCGCGTATGAAACCTATCGGGCACGGCTGCGAACCGACTTCGAGGCGCGGGAAAATTTCCAGTTCGCGCAGACCAAGCGCTTCATCCTGCGTGAAGAGCGCACCTTCACCGAGGTGGTCGAAGGCACACTCGGGGTGGCGGCAATGGGCACGGTGGACGCAACGGAATAG
- a CDS encoding MFS transporter translates to MKRRSGRRPRWFDLVGRPSSVLPAQASPCDTLAIGAQPLSLDYPCRRKKLALAATILGSSMAFIDGSVVNVALPSIQTELGASVAAIQWVVNAYLLFLGALVLVGGSLGDTLGRRTVFIAGIGLFTLASIGCGVAPGAGALIAARAVQGIGAALLVPSSLAIIGAVFDDKERGRAIGTWAGVGAITSALGPVAGGWLVDAFSWRSIFFLNVPIACATIALAVIAVPDSRQDDTTGTDPAPKGRTLPRLDWPGAVTAAAGLAALTYGLTLASARGFGDRWVLALILGGLLVLSGFVALEARTRNPMMPLDVFHSRDFVGANLVTLLLYFGLGGALFFLPFTLIRAYGYSATEAGAALLPVPVTIGLLSRFTGGLTSRYGARALLGIGPGIAAIGFAMLTLPWVRGDYWRGFFPALVVLGLGMTITVAPLTTTVMTSVSAARTGVASGINNAVARVASLLAIAVLGIVFVWSHDAALDARLDALNIPQEVRQAARQSASLAEAGTDADEAPSGAAQSVSHAEVTRAQTEALGAALRAVALVSAFCALAGAVLAALTIRSPREP, encoded by the coding sequence ATGAAGAGGCGGAGCGGCAGGCGTCCTCGCTGGTTTGATCTTGTGGGGCGCCCCTCTTCCGTCCTCCCCGCCCAGGCGAGCCCGTGCGACACGCTCGCCATCGGCGCCCAGCCCCTTAGCCTCGATTACCCGTGCAGGCGCAAAAAGCTTGCGCTTGCCGCGACCATCCTCGGTTCGAGCATGGCGTTCATCGACGGCTCCGTGGTCAACGTCGCGCTGCCGTCGATCCAGACCGAATTGGGCGCGAGCGTCGCGGCGATCCAGTGGGTGGTCAACGCGTATCTGCTGTTTCTCGGCGCGCTAGTGCTGGTGGGCGGCTCGCTCGGCGACACGCTCGGCCGGCGCACCGTGTTTATCGCGGGAATCGGTTTGTTCACGCTGGCCTCGATCGGCTGCGGCGTAGCGCCTGGCGCTGGCGCCCTGATCGCGGCGCGCGCCGTGCAAGGCATCGGTGCGGCGCTGCTGGTGCCGAGCAGTCTCGCCATCATCGGCGCGGTGTTCGACGACAAGGAGCGTGGCCGGGCGATCGGCACCTGGGCCGGCGTCGGCGCGATCACGTCGGCGCTCGGGCCGGTGGCGGGCGGCTGGCTCGTCGATGCATTTTCGTGGCGGTCGATTTTCTTTCTGAACGTACCGATTGCGTGCGCAACCATCGCGCTGGCGGTCATCGCCGTGCCGGATAGCCGGCAAGACGATACCACCGGCACGGACCCTGCGCCGAAAGGGCGCACGCTGCCCAGGCTCGACTGGCCGGGCGCCGTCACAGCGGCCGCGGGGCTCGCCGCGTTGACCTACGGCTTGACCCTCGCCTCGGCGCGCGGCTTCGGCGACCGCTGGGTGCTGGCATTGATCCTCGGCGGCCTGCTCGTGCTGAGCGGCTTCGTCGCGCTCGAAGCGAGGACCCGCAATCCGATGATGCCGCTTGACGTGTTCCATTCGCGCGACTTCGTCGGCGCGAACCTCGTCACGTTGCTGCTCTACTTCGGGCTGGGCGGCGCGCTGTTCTTCCTGCCGTTCACGCTGATCCGCGCGTATGGCTATAGCGCGACCGAGGCAGGCGCCGCATTGCTGCCGGTGCCGGTCACAATCGGCCTGTTATCGCGTTTCACCGGCGGCTTGACGAGCCGTTATGGCGCGCGCGCCCTGCTGGGTATCGGGCCGGGAATCGCGGCAATCGGCTTTGCGATGCTCACGCTGCCCTGGGTACGCGGTGACTATTGGCGCGGCTTTTTTCCAGCGCTTGTCGTGCTCGGGCTCGGCATGACGATTACCGTCGCACCCCTGACGACGACCGTGATGACATCCGTATCCGCCGCGCGGACAGGCGTCGCCTCGGGTATCAATAACGCCGTCGCCAGGGTGGCGAGTCTGCTGGCGATTGCCGTGCTCGGGATCGTGTTCGTCTGGTCGCACGACGCGGCGCTCGACGCGCGGCTCGATGCGTTGAATATCCCTCAGGAGGTGCGTCAGGCTGCGCGTCAGTCGGCAAGTCTGGCAGAAGCCGGTACGGATGCGGACGAGGCGCCGTCCGGTGCCGCGCAAAGCGTTTCGCATGCCGAAGTGACCCGGGCTCAAACGGAGGCCTTGGGCGCGGCGCTGCGGGCGGTGGCGCTGGTGTCGGCGTTTTGCGCACTGGCCGGCGCCGTTCTGGCGGCGTTGACTATCCGCTCGCCACGCGAGCCCTAG